A single region of the Rhodococcus sp. W8901 genome encodes:
- a CDS encoding DUF3558 domain-containing protein has product MAVAAVGVLSLVGCGSTSVEGQADPATPGAAEPSFDPCSIPDEALRAAGMDPTTESRDILGVKQPGWSLCNWSGSNRLITIFASGRTLDEVRSNERFTDFTPVDVGGREAFTVREVSDKRNEYCDVVFTSGSDTVMIKSGYYTNQTPPEGPCPLAIRNAGLFEPSIPR; this is encoded by the coding sequence GTGGCCGTCGCCGCGGTCGGGGTTCTGAGCCTGGTCGGCTGCGGGTCGACGAGCGTCGAGGGTCAGGCCGACCCGGCCACACCCGGGGCCGCAGAGCCGTCATTCGACCCGTGCAGCATCCCGGACGAGGCGCTGCGAGCGGCGGGCATGGATCCGACCACCGAGTCGCGGGACATCCTCGGCGTCAAGCAACCCGGTTGGAGCCTGTGCAACTGGAGTGGCTCGAACCGGCTGATCACGATCTTCGCTTCGGGACGGACACTCGACGAGGTCCGCTCAAACGAGCGTTTCACAGACTTCACTCCCGTCGATGTGGGCGGTCGTGAAGCGTTCACCGTCCGCGAGGTTTCCGATAAGCGCAATGAGTACTGCGATGTCGTCTTCACGTCCGGGTCGGACACAGTGATGATCAAGTCGGGCTACTACACGAATCAAACTCCACCAGAAGGTCCATGTCCCCTCGCCATTCGAAACGCGGGACTTTTCGAGCCGTCGATTCCCCGCTGA
- a CDS encoding DEAD/DEAH box helicase family protein codes for MAGNFDFLQAEWPTLHAEARKAERDALFDARTTCFYARRTVELTVKWLYQVESLQEPYKSDLSAKLHDPAFVAVIGYALQTKMNLIRKLGNAAVHEARPVPPDAGRKALVELFHVLSWLARRYATQPASKPSPQQQFDPGLLPKPGGGAVVAKTVAQLKKLEGDMAAKDALLEKSEAEKLDLAAQLAARDAEKQASDLEKATLEQLVAELKAQVAEAQAASAAVLDTHDYGEAQTRRDLIDLLLHESGWPLDRARDREFPVQGMPDGKNGFVDYVLWGDDGLPLAVVEAKRTSKDPRVGQHQAKLYADCLELQTGRRPIIYYTNGFDHHIWDDTRYPPRPIEGFHTRDELALMVQRRTSRKQLATIEVPKHIAGRPYQERAIRRVAEHFESDNQRAALLVMATGSGKTRTVVALTDMLMRANWAKRVLFLADRKALVKQAVNAFKTHLPDSAPVNLLTDKNTEGRVYVSTYPTMMGLINEVDGGERRFGPGHFDLVVIDEAHRSVYQKYRHIFSYFDSLLLGLTATPKDQVDYNTYSLFNLETGVPTDDYSLEQAIADKFLVPPRAVTVPLAFPQRGIKYENLSDEEKQWWEDLDWGDDVVEAAIPDGVDAEVVNKWLFNTDTVDKVLEILMTQGHKVEGGDRLGKTIVFAKNQRHADFIAERFDANYPEFKGAFAQVITHSVVQNQDLIDQFSQRDKEPQIAISVDMLDTGIDVPEVVNLVFFKPVRARSKFWQMVGRGTRLCEDLYGPGRDKTDFFIFDVCGNFEFFSAHPDAAEGTPAASLSHRLFATRTELIAALGKSGADVDLRSDTADMLHRQVQGMRLDNFIVRAKRRQVEKYADRAEWDSLSEQRVAEIIENLAPLPTTVRDTDELAKRFDLIVLRGQLAVVHADGTLPKFEAPIRQIADGLLDEGLNIPKVKAKEALLREVAGDEWWQDVTLPMLEHARRELRSIVGLLEKKKRTIVYTDFKDTLGDVVEVDMPVLRSGTDVERFTAKVRDYLRRQPDNLALSKVRHGKPLTTADLASLEEMLARSGAGEPEDLERAVENAKGLARFIRSLVGLDQQAAAQAFAEFLHGKTATADQIDFVNLIISHLTRHGEMDPSLLFESPFTDKAPHGPGQVFGDDQVMRLVQVIRSINESVDTTDAASA; via the coding sequence ATGGCGGGGAATTTCGACTTTCTGCAGGCAGAGTGGCCGACACTGCACGCGGAGGCGCGTAAGGCCGAGCGGGACGCGCTGTTCGACGCCCGCACCACGTGTTTCTACGCCCGCCGCACCGTCGAGCTGACGGTCAAGTGGCTGTACCAGGTGGAGTCGCTGCAGGAGCCGTACAAGAGCGATCTGTCGGCGAAGCTCCACGACCCGGCCTTCGTCGCGGTCATCGGTTACGCCCTCCAGACGAAGATGAACCTCATCCGCAAGCTGGGCAATGCCGCGGTGCACGAGGCCCGCCCGGTGCCGCCGGATGCCGGCCGCAAGGCGCTGGTCGAACTGTTCCACGTGCTGTCGTGGCTGGCCCGCAGGTATGCGACGCAGCCGGCCAGCAAGCCGTCGCCGCAGCAGCAGTTCGATCCCGGTCTGCTCCCGAAGCCGGGCGGCGGGGCCGTCGTCGCGAAGACCGTCGCGCAGCTGAAGAAGCTCGAAGGCGACATGGCGGCCAAGGATGCCCTGCTCGAGAAGTCCGAGGCCGAGAAGCTCGATCTGGCAGCGCAGTTGGCGGCCCGTGACGCCGAGAAGCAGGCCTCCGACCTGGAGAAGGCGACGCTCGAACAGCTCGTCGCCGAACTCAAGGCGCAGGTCGCCGAGGCGCAGGCGGCCAGCGCGGCCGTGCTGGACACCCACGACTACGGCGAGGCGCAGACCCGGCGAGACCTCATCGACCTGTTGCTCCATGAATCGGGGTGGCCGCTCGACCGGGCGCGCGATCGCGAGTTTCCCGTCCAGGGCATGCCCGACGGCAAGAACGGCTTCGTCGACTACGTGCTGTGGGGCGACGACGGTCTGCCGCTCGCGGTGGTCGAGGCCAAGCGCACCTCCAAGGATCCGCGGGTGGGGCAGCACCAGGCCAAGCTGTACGCCGACTGCCTCGAACTGCAGACGGGCCGACGCCCGATCATCTACTACACCAATGGATTCGATCACCACATCTGGGACGACACCCGGTACCCACCACGGCCGATCGAAGGGTTCCACACCCGCGACGAACTGGCGCTGATGGTCCAGCGTCGAACGTCCCGTAAGCAGTTGGCCACGATCGAGGTGCCCAAGCACATCGCGGGACGGCCCTATCAGGAGCGCGCCATCCGCCGCGTCGCTGAGCATTTCGAGAGCGACAACCAGCGTGCGGCCCTGCTGGTGATGGCCACCGGGTCCGGCAAGACCCGTACCGTCGTCGCGCTCACCGACATGCTGATGCGGGCCAACTGGGCCAAGCGGGTGCTCTTCCTCGCCGACCGCAAGGCGCTCGTGAAGCAGGCGGTCAACGCCTTCAAAACGCACCTGCCGGACTCGGCGCCGGTGAACCTGTTGACCGACAAGAACACCGAGGGCCGCGTCTACGTCTCGACCTACCCGACGATGATGGGCCTGATCAACGAGGTCGACGGAGGAGAGCGGCGGTTCGGTCCCGGCCACTTCGACCTCGTGGTGATCGACGAGGCGCACCGTTCGGTGTACCAGAAGTACCGCCACATCTTCTCGTATTTCGACTCGCTGCTGCTGGGGCTCACGGCGACCCCGAAGGATCAGGTCGACTACAACACCTACTCGTTGTTCAATCTTGAAACAGGTGTCCCCACAGACGATTACAGTCTGGAACAGGCCATCGCCGACAAGTTCCTGGTGCCCCCGCGCGCGGTGACGGTGCCGCTGGCCTTCCCGCAGCGGGGCATCAAGTACGAGAACCTCAGCGACGAGGAGAAGCAGTGGTGGGAGGATCTCGACTGGGGTGACGACGTCGTCGAGGCCGCGATTCCCGACGGCGTGGACGCCGAGGTCGTCAACAAATGGCTGTTCAACACCGACACCGTCGACAAGGTGCTCGAGATCCTGATGACGCAGGGGCACAAGGTCGAAGGCGGTGACCGGCTCGGCAAGACGATCGTCTTCGCGAAGAATCAGCGGCACGCCGACTTCATCGCCGAGCGCTTCGACGCGAACTATCCGGAGTTCAAGGGTGCGTTCGCGCAGGTGATCACCCATTCGGTGGTCCAGAACCAGGACCTGATCGACCAGTTCTCGCAGCGCGACAAGGAACCGCAGATCGCGATCTCCGTCGACATGCTCGACACCGGCATCGACGTCCCCGAGGTGGTGAACCTCGTCTTCTTCAAGCCCGTCCGCGCCCGGTCGAAGTTCTGGCAGATGGTGGGCCGCGGTACCCGGCTCTGCGAGGACCTGTACGGGCCGGGTCGGGACAAGACCGACTTCTTCATCTTCGACGTGTGCGGGAACTTCGAGTTCTTCAGCGCCCACCCGGATGCCGCGGAGGGCACGCCGGCGGCGTCGCTGTCGCACCGCCTGTTCGCCACCCGGACCGAACTGATTGCGGCACTGGGCAAGAGCGGTGCGGACGTCGATCTGCGTTCGGACACCGCCGACATGCTGCACCGGCAGGTGCAGGGTATGCGGTTGGACAACTTCATCGTCCGCGCGAAACGACGTCAGGTGGAGAAGTACGCCGACCGGGCGGAGTGGGACTCGCTCTCCGAGCAGAGGGTCGCCGAGATCATCGAGAACCTCGCACCGCTGCCGACCACGGTGCGCGATACCGACGAGCTGGCCAAGAGGTTCGACCTGATCGTCCTGCGCGGCCAGTTGGCGGTCGTGCACGCCGACGGCACCCTGCCCAAGTTCGAGGCGCCGATCCGGCAGATCGCCGACGGCCTGCTCGACGAGGGGCTGAACATCCCGAAGGTCAAGGCGAAGGAGGCGCTGCTGCGTGAGGTGGCGGGTGACGAGTGGTGGCAGGACGTCACGCTGCCGATGCTCGAACACGCGCGCCGCGAACTGCGCTCCATCGTCGGACTGCTCGAGAAGAAGAAGCGGACGATCGTCTACACCGACTTCAAGGACACCCTCGGTGATGTCGTCGAGGTCGATATGCCTGTGCTTCGGTCGGGCACCGATGTGGAGCGGTTCACCGCGAAGGTGCGCGACTACCTGCGGCGGCAGCCCGACAACCTGGCGCTGTCGAAGGTCCGCCACGGCAAACCGCTCACGACCGCGGACCTCGCCTCGCTCGAGGAGATGCTCGCCCGCAGTGGTGCCGGTGAGCCGGAGGATCTGGAACGCGCGGTCGAGAATGCCAAGGGACTGGCCCGATTCATCCGCTCACTCGTGGGCCTTGATCAGCAGGCCGCCGCCCAGGCGTTCGCGGAGTTCCTGCACGGCAAGACCGCGACGGCGGACCAGATCGATTTCGTGAATCTGATCATCTCCCACCTGACACGGCACGGCGAGATGGATCCGTCGCTGCTGTTCGAGTCGCCGTTCACCGACAAGGCGCCGCACGGACCCGGGCAGGTATTCGGCGACGACCAGGTGATGCGCCTGGTCCAGGTGATCCGGTCGATCAACGAGTCCGTCGACACCACCGACGCCGCCAGCGCCTGA
- a CDS encoding TerD family protein, whose amino-acid sequence MHLTPGQNTVLSTATLRFTANSATALDVSALVTDSSLRALSSDDFVFYNQPRTSGVHLGPDGVEIDLDAVHPDAGAVLCIASVDPNAAPDAAFTQLTATLHDHSGAPVATVDVGCRSAESAVICWELYRRAGQWKVRAVGQGYNDGLAGLITRHGVDVDDDASEQPAAQMAAPTTAYAPIEPLDPDRIVERFGMIQEDAARSAGALIAARQFAESRLDDEMTAAVADPATRNSPEAGQARARAQQRHDTVVEEAFIRYRRDSAHLEAELQAVGPMLPRPFADWNSPAWTNLSAGGGTADGIRIGELSAPQCGPLRIPVCLPFPLRQPLRIIGPDTPGTSAVVFAVALRMLASYDDIALDIVDLSGGLRPLTSALSHRPHGTTIAGVDEVAAYLESISASVELGILDGAGGVRCSARPQRLLVLNHFPFGYEQRHWPAIAFLAEHGPSMGVSMVIVGEDFSSVEAIDSDLVHRSYALPAADRSEWCDPWTFNDWTFTPDQIPADANRLAQVLAHFADR is encoded by the coding sequence GTGCACCTGACGCCTGGACAGAACACCGTGCTGTCGACCGCGACTCTGCGGTTCACCGCCAACAGCGCAACTGCACTCGACGTGTCGGCCCTGGTGACCGATTCCTCGCTCCGTGCACTGTCGTCCGACGACTTCGTGTTCTACAACCAACCACGGACGAGCGGAGTCCATCTGGGACCGGACGGCGTCGAGATCGATCTCGACGCCGTCCACCCCGATGCCGGCGCCGTGCTCTGCATCGCGAGCGTCGACCCGAACGCTGCCCCCGATGCGGCTTTCACCCAGCTCACCGCGACGCTGCACGACCACAGCGGAGCGCCTGTCGCCACCGTCGACGTCGGCTGCAGATCCGCTGAATCGGCAGTGATCTGTTGGGAGCTGTACCGGCGAGCCGGGCAGTGGAAGGTCCGCGCAGTCGGGCAGGGATACAACGACGGGCTTGCGGGCCTGATCACTCGGCACGGCGTGGACGTCGACGACGACGCGAGTGAACAACCCGCGGCGCAGATGGCAGCCCCAACCACCGCATACGCGCCGATCGAGCCGCTCGACCCGGACAGGATCGTCGAACGGTTCGGGATGATCCAGGAAGACGCTGCTCGCTCGGCCGGTGCCCTTATCGCCGCGCGCCAGTTCGCAGAGTCCCGCCTCGACGACGAGATGACCGCGGCGGTAGCCGATCCCGCCACCCGCAACAGCCCGGAAGCGGGGCAGGCGAGGGCACGAGCGCAGCAGCGACATGACACGGTCGTCGAAGAGGCCTTCATCCGATACCGCCGAGACAGCGCCCACCTCGAGGCTGAACTCCAAGCCGTCGGGCCGATGCTGCCGCGACCGTTCGCAGACTGGAACTCTCCAGCCTGGACCAACCTCAGTGCAGGTGGCGGAACCGCAGACGGAATCCGCATCGGGGAACTGTCAGCCCCCCAGTGTGGTCCACTGCGAATCCCGGTGTGTCTGCCGTTCCCACTCCGGCAGCCGCTTCGAATCATCGGCCCGGACACACCCGGAACTTCAGCCGTCGTCTTCGCTGTCGCACTGCGGATGTTGGCCTCCTACGACGACATCGCCCTCGATATCGTCGATCTCAGCGGCGGACTTCGACCGCTGACGTCCGCGCTGTCCCATCGTCCCCACGGAACCACGATCGCAGGTGTCGACGAAGTAGCCGCCTACCTCGAGTCGATCTCCGCGTCGGTCGAACTCGGCATACTCGACGGGGCCGGCGGAGTCCGATGTTCCGCACGTCCCCAGCGGCTTCTCGTTCTGAACCACTTCCCGTTCGGCTACGAGCAGCGGCACTGGCCGGCGATCGCGTTCCTCGCAGAGCATGGCCCGTCGATGGGTGTTTCGATGGTGATCGTGGGCGAAGATTTCTCCTCCGTCGAGGCGATCGACAGCGACCTCGTCCACCGCAGCTACGCCCTTCCGGCCGCGGACCGATCCGAGTGGTGTGACCCGTGGACCTTCAACGACTGGACCTTCACCCCCGATCAGATACCGGCCGACGCCAACCGCCTGGCACAAGTGCTCGCGCACTTCGCGGACCGGTAG
- a CDS encoding TerD family protein, which yields MTAPLTKGQNAPITAGDVVVLLDLTAAADLSALLVTANGKVRSDADFVFFNQPSGPGVQLQPGPPGQAATLRVSLASVPADIDQIRTVITLEDATSTFGRYGAPTARLADANGNTLYEYRIDGLDTESIVIALELYRRQGGWKVRAVGQGYAGGFAALVTDHGVSVDDEPAAPAAPVAPPAPPAPPAAAPAPAAPPVHPAPPAAGAEVSLVKGRPVSLTKGQKVSLRKDGGVALTMVSMGLGWDPIEKRGMFGSRAVDVDLDASAVLIADNQIVDVAYYGQLRSKDGSILHEGDNLTGVGDGDDEVIHVDLTRVPPYITTVIFLVTSYKGHTFEQVKNAFCRLVDATTSSELARYTLQGGMPFTGMVMAKVFRSGGDWKLEAIGEGIQARHAGEAAPQLHRFIGA from the coding sequence GTGACCGCACCGCTGACCAAGGGGCAGAACGCCCCGATCACTGCCGGCGACGTCGTCGTCTTGCTCGATCTGACCGCGGCCGCTGATTTGTCGGCTCTTCTGGTCACCGCGAACGGGAAGGTTCGCTCCGACGCCGACTTCGTCTTCTTCAACCAGCCGAGCGGTCCTGGCGTGCAGCTGCAGCCGGGCCCGCCCGGTCAGGCTGCAACGCTGCGCGTTTCACTCGCGTCGGTGCCCGCCGACATCGACCAGATTCGTACCGTCATCACCCTCGAGGACGCCACGTCGACGTTCGGTCGCTATGGCGCTCCGACCGCGCGTCTGGCCGATGCCAACGGAAACACACTGTACGAGTATCGGATCGACGGCCTCGATACCGAGTCGATCGTGATCGCACTCGAGCTGTACCGGCGACAGGGCGGGTGGAAGGTACGCGCCGTCGGGCAGGGATACGCGGGCGGTTTCGCCGCGCTGGTCACCGACCACGGCGTCTCGGTGGACGACGAACCGGCCGCTCCTGCGGCTCCTGTCGCGCCGCCGGCGCCCCCCGCGCCGCCTGCGGCTGCGCCGGCCCCTGCCGCGCCGCCGGTTCACCCGGCGCCCCCGGCCGCGGGTGCCGAAGTCAGCCTCGTGAAGGGCCGCCCGGTCAGCCTGACCAAGGGCCAGAAGGTGAGCCTGCGCAAGGACGGCGGGGTGGCCCTCACCATGGTGAGCATGGGCCTGGGTTGGGATCCGATCGAGAAGCGAGGAATGTTCGGCAGCCGCGCCGTCGACGTCGACCTCGACGCCTCGGCCGTCCTGATCGCCGACAACCAGATCGTCGACGTCGCGTACTACGGGCAGCTTCGGTCCAAGGATGGCTCGATTCTTCACGAGGGCGACAACCTCACCGGCGTCGGTGACGGTGACGACGAGGTGATCCATGTCGACCTGACGCGGGTACCGCCGTACATCACCACGGTCATCTTCCTGGTCACCTCCTACAAGGGGCACACCTTCGAGCAGGTCAAGAACGCCTTCTGCCGGCTCGTCGACGCCACCACGAGCAGCGAACTCGCCCGATACACCCTGCAGGGTGGCATGCCATTCACGGGCATGGTCATGGCCAAGGTGTTCCGGTCGGGCGGTGACTGGAAGCTCGAAGCGATCGGCGAGGGAATCCAGGCCCGGCACGCCGGCGAGGCCGCACCCCAACTGCACCGGTTCATCGGCGCGTAG